One Candidatus Binatia bacterium DNA window includes the following coding sequences:
- the guaA gene encoding GMP synthase [glutamine-hydrolyzing]: protein MILILDFGSQYTQLIARRVREAHVYAEIHRYDLPADRIRSLRPRGIVLSGGPASVYEKDAPEPDPGIWRLGVPVLGICYGLGLLVRSAGGRVARAARKEYGPAEVEIVDDGDLFSGMHDGRLRVWMSHGDRVEELPAGWQVLARSENSPVAACRDSSGRLFGVQFHPEVAHTPRGQEILRNFLFRVCGEKPDWTMEGFLEDVSRRIREEVGDRGVVCALSGGIDSTVVATLLHRAVGDRLACIFVDNGLLRQGEAETVLGVCRDVLGLPVRHVDSSALFLERLRGVEDPERKRRIIGLTFVEVFEQEAALLPHVGFLAQGTLYPDVIESVSFRGPSATIKSHHNVGGLPERMKLRLLEPLRELFKDEVRELGRLLGVPDTILRRHPFPGPGLAVRILGPVTRDALETVRKADRVVEEEIRSAGLYEKLWQAFAVLLPVRTVGVMGDGRTYEQVVAVRAVESTDGMTADWARLPPEVLERISTRIINEVPGVNRVVYDVSSKPPATIEWE from the coding sequence ATGATTCTGATCCTGGACTTCGGGAGCCAGTACACCCAGCTCATCGCCCGGAGGGTTCGGGAAGCCCACGTGTACGCGGAGATCCACCGCTACGACCTTCCGGCGGATCGCATCCGTTCGCTCCGACCGCGGGGGATCGTCCTTTCCGGCGGCCCCGCCAGCGTCTACGAAAAAGACGCCCCCGAGCCCGACCCCGGGATCTGGCGACTCGGAGTTCCGGTACTCGGTATCTGCTACGGGCTCGGTCTCCTGGTTCGGTCCGCGGGAGGCCGGGTCGCCCGAGCCGCTCGAAAGGAATACGGCCCGGCGGAAGTCGAGATCGTCGACGACGGGGACCTGTTTTCCGGCATGCACGACGGGCGCCTCCGGGTCTGGATGAGCCACGGCGACCGCGTCGAGGAGCTCCCTGCGGGATGGCAGGTGTTGGCCCGGAGCGAAAATTCCCCGGTCGCGGCTTGCCGCGACTCCTCGGGCCGGCTCTTCGGCGTGCAATTCCACCCCGAAGTCGCTCACACCCCGCGAGGGCAGGAGATCCTCCGGAACTTTCTCTTCCGGGTCTGCGGCGAAAAGCCGGACTGGACGATGGAAGGCTTTCTCGAGGACGTCTCTCGTCGGATCCGCGAGGAGGTGGGCGACCGGGGTGTCGTGTGCGCCCTCTCCGGAGGGATCGATTCGACGGTCGTGGCCACGCTCCTCCACAGGGCCGTCGGGGACCGGCTGGCCTGCATTTTCGTCGACAACGGACTCTTGCGTCAGGGGGAAGCCGAAACGGTCCTCGGCGTCTGTCGGGACGTACTGGGCCTCCCGGTGCGACACGTGGACTCGAGCGCCCTTTTTCTCGAACGGCTCCGCGGTGTCGAGGACCCGGAACGGAAGCGGAGAATCATCGGGCTCACCTTCGTCGAAGTGTTCGAACAGGAAGCGGCCCTCCTTCCGCACGTCGGGTTTCTCGCCCAGGGAACGCTCTATCCGGACGTGATCGAGTCGGTTTCCTTCCGCGGCCCGTCGGCTACGATCAAGAGTCACCACAACGTAGGCGGACTGCCCGAGCGGATGAAGCTCAGGCTCCTCGAACCGTTGCGAGAACTCTTCAAGGACGAGGTGAGGGAGCTCGGACGACTGCTGGGAGTTCCCGACACGATCCTCCGCCGGCACCCCTTCCCCGGCCCCGGCCTCGCCGTTCGCATCCTGGGTCCCGTGACCCGAGACGCGCTCGAGACCGTGCGGAAGGCCGACCGTGTCGTGGAGGAAGAAATCCGGTCCGCGGGGCTCTACGAGAAGCTCTGGCAGGCATTCGCCGTGCTCCTGCCCGTCCGCACCGTCGGGGTGATGGGCGACGGACGAACCTACGAACAGGTGGTGGCCGTCCGGGCCGTCGAAAGCACGGACGGGATGACGGCCGACTGGGCCCGATTGCCTCCGGAGGTGCTCGAGCGCATCTCGACCAGGATCATCAACGAGGTTCCGGGCGTGAACCGGGTCGTCTACGACGTTTCCTCGAAACCACCCGCGACCATCGAGTGGGAGTGA
- the guaB gene encoding inosine-5'-monophosphate dehydrogenase, translating into MFTYDIPEGLTFDDVLLLPAESEILPKDTCVETRLSRRVTLNIPLVSAAMDTVTESRMAIAMAQEGGLGVIHRNLPVERQAREVEIVKKSESGMIIDPVTVHPDQPIADAVEIMRSHNISGLPVTVDGKLVGILTNRDLRFEKRLDKKVREVMTKENLVTGPPGIGLEEAKEILHTHRIEKLLIVDDKGHLRGLITVKDIEKAIQYPHACKDELGRLRVGAAVGTGPDTMERAEALVRAGVDVLVIDTAHGHSRPVIETCRELKRNFPEVDVVAGNVATAEGARALARAGADAIKVGMGPASICTTRVVTGVGVPQITAIAECARVSREFDLPLVADGGIKYSGDITKALAAGADSVMIGSLFAGTEESPGETILYQGRTYKLYRGMGSLEAMREREGSRNRYQQDGAEDVSKLVPEGIEGRVPHKGPLSFIVPQLVGGLRAGMGYVGCRTIRELQEKARFIRISTASLRESHVHDVFITKEAPNYRQE; encoded by the coding sequence ATGTTCACGTACGACATCCCGGAGGGACTCACCTTCGACGACGTGCTGCTCCTGCCGGCGGAGTCCGAGATTCTGCCCAAGGACACGTGCGTCGAGACCCGTCTTTCGCGGAGGGTGACGCTCAACATCCCCCTCGTCAGCGCCGCGATGGACACCGTGACCGAGTCCCGCATGGCGATCGCCATGGCGCAAGAAGGGGGGCTCGGGGTGATCCACAGGAATCTCCCGGTCGAGCGGCAAGCCCGGGAGGTCGAGATCGTCAAGAAGTCCGAGAGCGGCATGATCATCGACCCGGTGACGGTTCACCCCGATCAACCGATCGCCGACGCCGTCGAGATCATGCGCAGCCACAACATCTCGGGCCTTCCGGTCACCGTCGACGGAAAGCTGGTGGGGATTCTCACCAACCGTGACCTTCGCTTCGAAAAGAGGCTCGACAAGAAGGTCCGCGAAGTGATGACGAAAGAAAACCTGGTCACGGGGCCTCCGGGCATCGGGCTCGAAGAAGCGAAGGAAATCCTCCACACCCACCGCATCGAGAAACTTCTCATCGTCGACGACAAGGGCCACCTCCGGGGCCTCATCACGGTGAAAGACATCGAAAAAGCGATCCAGTATCCCCACGCTTGCAAGGACGAGCTCGGGAGACTCAGGGTCGGGGCCGCGGTGGGGACGGGGCCGGACACCATGGAGCGAGCCGAGGCACTGGTGCGCGCGGGCGTCGACGTTCTCGTCATCGACACGGCACACGGGCATTCGCGGCCCGTGATCGAAACCTGCCGCGAGCTCAAGCGGAACTTCCCGGAAGTCGACGTGGTCGCCGGGAACGTCGCCACCGCGGAGGGCGCCAGGGCGCTGGCGCGGGCGGGTGCCGACGCCATCAAGGTGGGGATGGGACCGGCTTCCATTTGCACGACGCGGGTGGTGACGGGGGTCGGCGTCCCGCAGATCACGGCCATCGCCGAATGCGCGCGGGTCAGCCGAGAATTCGACCTGCCGCTCGTCGCCGACGGCGGGATCAAGTACTCGGGCGACATCACCAAGGCGCTGGCCGCCGGGGCCGACAGCGTCATGATCGGAAGCCTTTTTGCGGGAACGGAAGAGAGCCCGGGAGAAACCATCCTCTACCAGGGGCGCACGTACAAACTCTACCGTGGCATGGGCTCGCTCGAGGCCATGCGGGAGCGGGAGGGCAGCCGAAACCGCTACCAGCAGGACGGAGCGGAAGACGTCTCGAAGCTCGTCCCCGAGGGGATCGAGGGGCGGGTCCCGCACAAAGGGCCGCTTTCCTTCATCGTACCCCAGCTCGTGGGGGGCCTCCGTGCCGGGATGGGTTACGTCGGCTGCCGAACGATCCGAGAACTGCAGGAGAAAGCCAGGTTCATCCGCATCTCGACGGCGAGCCTGCGCGAGAGCCACGTGCACGACGTCTTCATCACCAAGGAGGCACCGAACTACCGCCAGGAGTGA
- a CDS encoding transport permease protein yields MRRLAVYSLWRRELVRFFRQRSRVAGALGQPLLLWFVLGGGMNASFRPAGFAPLGYLAYFFPGMVVLVVLFTAIFATIAVVEDRQTGFLQGVLVAPVPGWAILLGQVAGATTLGVLQALLCLPLAPLAGIDLSAVRVLSATLVLSLLGFGLSSLGLVIAWRMDTTQGFHAIMNLLLIPLWLLSGAFFPSEGAPAPLAWLVSLNPLTYGVAAFRHALYAGSSLPLPLPPLSLSLVVTCAASLLAFAAAVRSAAAAYTGGSGARATR; encoded by the coding sequence GTGAGGCGGCTTGCGGTCTACAGCCTCTGGCGTCGCGAGCTCGTCCGCTTTTTCCGGCAACGAAGCCGCGTGGCGGGCGCCTTGGGTCAGCCGCTGCTTCTCTGGTTCGTTCTGGGCGGAGGGATGAACGCGTCGTTCCGTCCTGCGGGATTCGCACCTCTCGGCTACCTCGCCTACTTTTTCCCGGGGATGGTCGTTCTCGTCGTCCTCTTCACGGCCATTTTCGCGACGATCGCCGTCGTGGAGGACCGCCAGACGGGATTCCTCCAGGGCGTTCTCGTCGCTCCGGTTCCCGGCTGGGCGATCCTGCTCGGGCAGGTGGCCGGGGCGACGACCCTGGGGGTCCTGCAGGCACTGCTTTGCCTGCCCCTGGCCCCGCTCGCGGGCATCGACCTCTCGGCGGTACGTGTCCTCTCCGCGACGCTCGTTCTCTCGCTTCTGGGCTTCGGCCTCTCGAGCCTCGGCCTCGTGATCGCGTGGAGAATGGACACGACGCAGGGATTTCACGCGATCATGAACCTCCTTCTCATCCCGCTCTGGCTCCTCTCGGGCGCCTTCTTTCCGTCCGAAGGAGCCCCGGCACCGCTGGCCTGGCTCGTCTCTCTCAACCCACTCACCTACGGCGTCGCGGCTTTCCGGCACGCTCTGTACGCGGGAAGCTCGCTTCCCCTGCCGCTACCGCCGCTTTCCCTGTCGCTCGTCGTCACCTGTGCGGCGTCGCTGCTCGCTTTCGCTGCGGCCGTCCGTTCCGCCGCGGCGGCCTACACGGGCGGAAGCGGCGCACGTGCCACGCGGTAG
- the norE gene encoding hypothetical protein: MRAAQNIRPAEEARPEALRFGGGSSRGPAEPPFANVQLAAFLLVAASAMLFASLLSALVILRGASLAWPPPDQPFLPLGITMLNTAVLLSSGLSVYRATRKPENPEVPRLLLRACLLGGVFLAIQGVEWARLVSRGLTLASSLYGTMFYSLIGLHALHVGGALGWLAHTALRSRSGIYSRHPAGLRACATYWYFVCGLWLVLFFVVYLP, from the coding sequence ATGCGAGCCGCGCAGAACATCCGGCCCGCCGAAGAGGCGCGTCCGGAAGCCCTCCGATTCGGAGGGGGAAGTTCGCGCGGCCCCGCGGAGCCTCCCTTCGCGAACGTGCAGCTCGCGGCTTTCCTTCTCGTCGCCGCTTCCGCGATGCTGTTCGCGAGCCTTCTGAGCGCTCTCGTGATCCTGCGAGGCGCGAGCCTCGCGTGGCCGCCGCCGGATCAACCCTTCCTCCCCCTCGGAATCACGATGCTCAACACGGCGGTGCTCCTTTCGAGCGGCCTCTCGGTGTACCGAGCGACGCGAAAGCCCGAGAACCCCGAAGTGCCGAGGCTGCTCCTCCGCGCCTGTCTTTTGGGCGGGGTGTTTCTCGCGATCCAGGGGGTCGAATGGGCTCGTCTGGTCTCGCGGGGCCTCACGCTCGCGAGCAGCCTCTACGGCACGATGTTCTACAGTCTCATCGGTCTTCATGCGCTGCACGTCGGCGGCGCCCTCGGGTGGCTCGCGCACACCGCGCTGCGTTCCCGGAGCGGGATCTATTCCCGGCACCCTGCCGGCTTGCGTGCCTGTGCCACGTACTGGTACTTCGTGTGCGGACTGTGGCTGGTTCTTTTCTTCGTGGTGTATCTGCCATGA
- the drrA gene encoding ABC transporter, with protein MQPRTTPAPVDSSAGWTDEVALAAEELSYRYGNRRALDRFSLEVRAGEMVGVLGPNGSGKTTLFHVLSTLRRPSEGRVRIFGVPAWGSLGEVRRMLGVVFQNPGLDPKLTVLENLLHHGLLYGMRGETLHGRARELLSHLGVETRAGDRVETLSGGLRRRVELAKALLHGPRLLVLDEPSTGLDPGARRDFGQYLRSLSNEKGTAVVLTTHDMEEAERCDRVVILHEGRTVGSGKPSELKAQLGGDVVVVRAVSPESLAEKIARRFGIRPRLVDGTLRLERARGHELARDLVESFPDEILSVTYGKPTLEDVFVRLTGHRFWQERTPSREVTE; from the coding sequence ATGCAACCCCGAACGACCCCCGCTCCGGTTGATTCGTCCGCAGGGTGGACGGACGAGGTAGCGCTCGCTGCCGAGGAGCTTTCGTATCGTTACGGAAACCGTCGCGCCCTCGATCGCTTCTCGCTCGAGGTGCGTGCGGGCGAGATGGTCGGTGTCCTCGGGCCCAACGGCAGCGGGAAAACCACCCTCTTCCACGTTCTCTCGACGTTGCGCCGTCCTTCGGAGGGCCGGGTCCGCATCTTCGGCGTTCCCGCCTGGGGGTCTCTCGGCGAGGTACGGCGGATGCTGGGGGTGGTCTTCCAGAACCCGGGTCTGGACCCCAAGCTCACGGTCCTCGAGAACCTCCTGCACCACGGCCTCCTCTACGGCATGCGGGGCGAGACGCTGCACGGCCGCGCCCGCGAACTCCTCTCCCACCTGGGCGTCGAGACCCGAGCGGGGGATCGGGTCGAAACTCTTTCGGGCGGGCTCCGCCGCCGGGTGGAGCTGGCCAAGGCGCTTCTACACGGCCCCCGCCTTCTGGTGCTGGACGAACCGAGCACGGGGCTCGACCCGGGCGCACGCCGGGACTTCGGGCAGTACCTCCGGTCGCTTTCGAACGAGAAAGGCACGGCCGTCGTCCTCACCACGCACGACATGGAAGAAGCGGAACGCTGCGACCGGGTGGTGATCCTGCACGAGGGAAGAACGGTCGGGTCGGGCAAGCCTTCCGAGCTCAAAGCACAGCTCGGGGGAGACGTCGTCGTGGTTCGTGCCGTGTCGCCCGAGAGCCTCGCCGAGAAGATCGCGAGGCGCTTCGGAATTCGACCACGGCTCGTCGACGGTACCTTGCGGCTCGAGCGGGCGCGGGGCCACGAGCTCGCCCGCGACCTGGTCGAATCCTTTCCCGACGAAATCCTCTCCGTGACGTACGGGAAGCCCACCCTCGAGGACGTGTTCGTGCGACTCACCGGGCACCGGTTCTGGCAGGAACGAACCCCGAGCCGGGAGGTGACGGAGTGA
- a CDS encoding gamma carbonic anhydrase family protein: MPATFFPYQGKSPRVDPTAYVHSSAFVLGDVEIGPESSLWFYVVVRGDVEKVRIGARTNLQDHVTVHVTSGRWPTVLGSEVTVGHGAILHGCEIGDRSLVGIGSVVLDGARVGPECLVGAGSLVTPGTEIPPGHLVLGRPARPVRPLREEEREFLRRSAENYVRYAASYRSQGIV, from the coding sequence ATGCCTGCCACGTTTTTCCCCTACCAGGGCAAGTCCCCGCGTGTCGACCCGACGGCTTACGTTCACTCGAGCGCTTTCGTTCTCGGGGACGTCGAAATCGGCCCGGAGTCGAGCCTCTGGTTCTACGTGGTGGTCCGCGGGGACGTGGAGAAAGTCCGTATCGGGGCCCGGACCAACCTCCAGGACCACGTGACGGTCCACGTCACGAGCGGGCGCTGGCCGACGGTTCTGGGCTCCGAAGTCACCGTCGGGCACGGGGCCATCCTGCACGGATGCGAAATCGGAGACCGGTCTCTCGTCGGCATCGGGTCCGTGGTCCTCGACGGCGCCAGGGTCGGCCCGGAGTGTCTCGTCGGCGCGGGCTCGCTCGTCACGCCCGGCACGGAAATTCCGCCGGGGCATCTCGTCCTCGGGCGGCCGGCCCGGCCCGTGCGGCCGCTCCGGGAGGAGGAACGGGAATTCCTCCGGCGCTCCGCGGAGAACTACGTGCGTTACGCGGCTTCTTACCGCTCGCAGGGAATCGTGTGA
- the coxP gene encoding bb3-type cytochrome oxidase subunit IV, whose protein sequence is MNEAATLRHAAIAEPAESPLTPESWGKLGMWIFLAGDAMTFGALLAAYGASRYGSIDWPHPADVLGIGLTAFMTFLLICSSVTMVQGLAAIQRGDRRGMRNFLLLTILGGSLFLGMQAYEWTHLINEGMGLTSNPWGASLFGTTFFVLTGFHGCHVFGGVVYLSCVIAQGELGHFSAENYRGVEIAGLYWHFVDLVWILVFTFVYLL, encoded by the coding sequence GTGAACGAAGCAGCGACTCTCCGTCACGCAGCGATCGCCGAGCCTGCCGAGAGCCCGCTCACACCCGAGAGCTGGGGCAAGCTCGGCATGTGGATTTTTCTCGCCGGCGACGCGATGACCTTCGGGGCGCTCCTGGCCGCGTACGGAGCGTCCCGGTACGGGAGCATCGACTGGCCCCACCCCGCAGACGTCCTCGGCATCGGCCTCACGGCCTTCATGACGTTTCTGCTCATCTGTTCGAGCGTCACGATGGTGCAGGGTCTCGCCGCCATCCAGCGGGGCGACCGGCGGGGGATGCGGAATTTTCTCCTGCTCACGATTCTCGGAGGTTCGCTCTTTCTCGGCATGCAAGCGTACGAATGGACCCACCTGATCAACGAAGGTATGGGCCTCACGAGCAACCCTTGGGGTGCGTCGCTTTTCGGGACGACCTTTTTCGTTCTGACGGGTTTCCACGGCTGCCACGTCTTCGGCGGCGTCGTCTACCTCTCGTGTGTGATCGCCCAGGGCGAGCTCGGACACTTCTCGGCCGAGAACTACCGGGGCGTCGAGATCGCGGGCCTTTACTGGCACTTCGTCGATCTCGTCTGGATCCTGGTTTTCACCTTCGTTTACCTTCTGTGA
- the dnaE gene encoding DNA-directed DNA polymerase encodes MGFVHLHLHTQYSLLDGANKISDVVRRVRELGMPAVAMTDHGNMFGAVEFYRKAVAAGVQPILGCEVYVAPGSRFEKRGRRADDFEGAGNYHLILLAMDREGYRNLCRLVTLGYTEGLYYKPRIDKELLREFHGGLVALSGCLASEVNRAILAGSLDRARAVLEEYRSIFGDRYYVEVQDNRLPQQETVNAALLSLARELGLPVVATNDCHYLAPEDAQAHEVLLCVQTGKTLDDPNRWRFGTDQLYVKGPEEMRAAFAHCPEAVDNTLEIARRCTLELELGKYQFPVFQPPEGESLESHLRDLARRGLERRLRTLRDAPGWSPEKEPEYRERLERELEIICSMGFAGYFLIVADFTNYARSRGIPVGPGRGSAAGSLVAYALRITDLDPIRYNLLFERFLNPERKSMPDIDMDFCYERRDEVIRYVREKYGEDRVAQIITFGTLKGKAAIKDVGRVLGFSFSETDRIAKLYPAPHQGRDHPLARALEMEPRLREIRERSERERKLFDYALRLEGLLRHASKHAAGVVIGSRPLVEDLPLFVDKDGNVLTQYSGEHLEAIGLVKFDFLGLKTLTLIANVLDRIRASRGVELDLSSLPLDDSATYELLARADTVGVFQMESGGMRQLLTQIRPTTFEEIVATLALFRPGPLESGMVDQYIRRKTGKEEVRYPHPALEPILRETYGVIVYQEQVMQIAQVLAGYSLGDADNLRRAMGKKDPAKMATERERFVRGARERGLAEAQAREIFDQMEQFAKYGFNKSHSAAYALLSYQTAYLKAHFCEEFMAALLSLEMGDVDQTYKNIAACRALKIPVLPPDINESEADFTVVSSSTGGRRAIRFGLGAVRGVGSKAIEAILAARKDGPFRSLADFCSRVQSAAVNRRVIESLVKCGGFDFTGEPRRKLLEGLDRVMEWAAGKSRVPANQIGLFADAARPAEPPLPDVPEWPDKELLRAERDVLGFFITAHPLEKFRRHLARLADATTASLRERPHGSRVRLGGVVHSLRRKNNRRGDRYVTFVLEDLEGTVEVIAWPEAYRRNEAAIHGDDPVLVSGTLEVREDRCQLVAEEVLPLALAREKAVRQVHIALRAESLTEDRLRALREALSAHPGPCPAYVHLLLPGRVETVIALPEELKVSASEGMVEAVERLFGSGVTSLL; translated from the coding sequence ATGGGATTCGTCCATCTTCACCTCCACACGCAATATTCCCTGCTCGACGGCGCCAACAAGATCTCCGACGTGGTCCGCCGAGTTCGCGAACTCGGGATGCCGGCCGTCGCCATGACGGATCACGGGAACATGTTCGGTGCCGTCGAGTTCTACCGCAAAGCCGTGGCCGCGGGCGTCCAGCCGATTCTGGGCTGCGAGGTCTACGTGGCCCCGGGGAGCCGTTTCGAGAAGCGGGGCCGCCGTGCGGACGATTTCGAGGGGGCGGGCAACTACCACCTCATCCTGCTCGCGATGGATCGCGAGGGATACCGGAACCTCTGCCGCCTGGTGACGCTCGGGTACACCGAAGGTCTCTACTACAAGCCCCGGATCGACAAGGAGCTGCTCCGGGAGTTCCACGGAGGGCTCGTGGCGCTTTCGGGCTGTCTCGCGAGCGAGGTGAACCGTGCCATCCTGGCCGGGTCGCTCGACCGCGCCCGTGCGGTCCTCGAGGAATACCGCTCGATTTTCGGCGACCGCTACTACGTCGAAGTCCAGGACAACCGCCTCCCGCAGCAGGAGACCGTGAACGCGGCGTTGCTCTCCCTCGCCCGGGAGCTCGGGCTCCCGGTCGTGGCCACGAACGACTGCCACTACCTCGCCCCCGAGGACGCCCAAGCCCACGAGGTGTTGCTCTGCGTACAGACCGGGAAGACCCTCGACGACCCGAACCGCTGGCGCTTCGGGACCGACCAGCTCTACGTCAAGGGCCCCGAGGAAATGCGGGCCGCTTTCGCCCACTGCCCGGAAGCCGTGGACAACACGCTCGAGATCGCCCGGCGGTGCACGCTGGAACTCGAGCTCGGGAAGTACCAGTTTCCGGTGTTCCAACCGCCCGAGGGGGAGAGCCTCGAGTCGCACCTGAGGGACCTCGCCCGGCGGGGTCTCGAGCGCCGCCTCCGGACGCTCCGCGACGCTCCCGGGTGGTCGCCGGAAAAGGAGCCGGAGTACCGGGAGAGGCTCGAACGCGAGCTCGAAATCATCTGCTCGATGGGCTTCGCGGGCTATTTCCTCATCGTGGCGGATTTCACGAACTACGCGAGGAGCCGCGGCATTCCGGTGGGCCCGGGTCGCGGTTCGGCGGCGGGGAGCCTCGTGGCGTACGCTCTCCGAATCACGGACCTCGACCCGATCCGGTACAACCTTCTCTTCGAGCGCTTTCTCAACCCCGAGCGCAAATCCATGCCGGACATCGACATGGACTTCTGCTACGAGCGCCGCGACGAGGTGATCCGGTACGTGCGGGAGAAGTACGGGGAGGACCGTGTCGCGCAGATCATCACCTTCGGGACGCTCAAGGGGAAGGCCGCGATCAAGGACGTGGGACGGGTCCTCGGGTTCAGCTTCTCGGAGACCGACCGGATCGCGAAACTCTACCCGGCCCCGCACCAGGGCCGCGATCACCCGCTCGCCAGGGCGCTCGAGATGGAACCACGGCTGCGCGAGATCCGAGAGCGCAGCGAACGGGAGCGGAAGCTTTTCGACTACGCGCTCCGGCTCGAGGGACTCCTGCGTCACGCCTCGAAGCACGCGGCCGGGGTCGTGATCGGCTCGCGACCGCTCGTCGAAGACCTCCCGCTCTTCGTCGACAAGGACGGCAACGTCCTCACCCAGTACTCGGGCGAGCACCTCGAGGCGATCGGGCTGGTCAAGTTCGATTTTCTCGGCCTCAAAACCCTGACACTGATCGCCAATGTCCTCGACAGGATCCGCGCGAGCCGCGGGGTGGAACTCGACCTCTCCTCGCTCCCCCTGGACGACTCCGCCACCTACGAGCTTCTGGCGAGGGCGGACACGGTAGGGGTCTTCCAGATGGAGTCGGGCGGGATGCGGCAGCTCCTCACGCAGATCCGGCCGACCACGTTCGAGGAAATCGTCGCCACGCTGGCTCTCTTCCGTCCGGGCCCCCTGGAAAGCGGCATGGTGGACCAGTACATCCGCCGGAAGACCGGGAAGGAAGAGGTCCGCTACCCGCATCCGGCACTCGAGCCGATCCTCCGCGAGACCTACGGCGTCATCGTGTACCAGGAACAGGTGATGCAGATCGCCCAGGTGCTGGCGGGCTACTCGCTCGGGGACGCCGACAACCTGCGTCGGGCCATGGGCAAAAAAGACCCCGCCAAGATGGCGACGGAGCGGGAGCGGTTCGTTCGCGGCGCCCGCGAGAGGGGTCTCGCGGAAGCGCAGGCCAGGGAGATCTTCGACCAAATGGAGCAGTTCGCCAAGTACGGCTTCAACAAGTCGCACTCGGCCGCCTACGCGCTGCTCTCGTACCAGACGGCCTACCTGAAGGCCCACTTCTGCGAGGAGTTCATGGCGGCCCTCCTCTCCCTCGAGATGGGAGACGTCGACCAGACCTACAAGAACATCGCGGCCTGCCGTGCGCTCAAGATCCCCGTCCTTCCGCCGGACATCAACGAAAGCGAAGCCGACTTCACCGTCGTGTCTTCCTCCACGGGAGGACGGCGCGCCATCCGGTTCGGACTCGGCGCCGTCCGCGGTGTCGGGTCGAAGGCCATCGAAGCCATCCTGGCCGCGCGAAAGGACGGGCCGTTCCGGTCGCTCGCCGACTTCTGCAGCCGAGTGCAGAGCGCCGCCGTGAACCGGCGGGTGATCGAAAGCCTGGTGAAGTGCGGCGGTTTCGATTTCACGGGAGAGCCCCGGCGAAAGCTCCTCGAAGGGCTCGACCGCGTGATGGAGTGGGCGGCGGGGAAATCCCGGGTGCCGGCGAACCAGATCGGGCTTTTCGCGGACGCCGCACGCCCCGCCGAACCCCCGCTGCCGGACGTTCCCGAGTGGCCCGACAAGGAACTCCTGCGAGCCGAGCGCGACGTGCTCGGCTTTTTCATCACCGCGCACCCTCTCGAGAAATTCCGCCGCCATCTCGCGCGGCTCGCCGATGCGACCACGGCCTCGCTCCGCGAACGGCCCCACGGGAGCCGGGTCCGGCTCGGCGGCGTCGTCCACAGCCTCCGGCGCAAGAACAACCGGAGAGGGGATCGTTACGTGACCTTCGTCCTCGAGGATCTCGAGGGCACCGTGGAAGTGATCGCGTGGCCCGAAGCCTACCGGCGGAACGAAGCGGCCATCCACGGCGACGATCCGGTCCTGGTGTCCGGGACCCTGGAAGTCCGGGAAGATCGTTGCCAGCTGGTCGCCGAGGAAGTCCTGCCGCTCGCCCTCGCGCGGGAAAAAGCCGTGCGGCAGGTCCATATCGCGCTGCGCGCCGAGAGCCTGACCGAGGACCGGCTCCGGGCACTCCGCGAAGCCCTTTCGGCCCACCCCGGACCCTGCCCGGCTTACGTGCACCTGCTTCTTCCGGGGCGCGTCGAGACGGTCATCGCGCTCCCCGAGGAGTTGAAAGTGTCGGCGAGCGAAGGCATGGTAGAGGCCGTGGAAAGGCTCTTCGGTAGCGGAGTCACCTCGCTCCTGTGA